The following coding sequences are from one Lolium rigidum isolate FL_2022 chromosome 6, APGP_CSIRO_Lrig_0.1, whole genome shotgun sequence window:
- the LOC124660437 gene encoding uncharacterized protein LOC124660437 has protein sequence MGTATMATALGAAMLLYFVLSRRLAQHEDSAGSPGGGAGGGGKRRRGRAVRRPAQPPATWIEAVGTLAETLRFTYAETLGKWPIGDLAFGIKYLMRRQGNLHVASVYAGSDCIELKGPEVMEELIILRRLIDLCFLFSKKSFPLFLELAGFSQEDVFIEEPKAGILKPAHTILRDECTKSFLVLIRGTHSMKDTLTAASGAVVPFHHSLLDEGGVSKLVLGYAHCGMVAAARWIARGITPCLLQALSQCPEYQIKIVGHSLGGGTAALLTYILREHTEFSTTTCVAFAPASCMTWELAESGKHFVTTIVNGADLVPTVSTTSIDDLRSEVTASSWLNDLRDQIQQTRFLNVVYRSATALGTRLQSFSGARARVAGAGALLRPVSSKTLVVMKQAQTVAQAVARSRSALSSWSCMGARRRAVSVVAASPKDEMTAETHVTTTVDSESFVVEQHGTEVVEELQYSATSISVHEETEEEALLSDHETSREHTEEEITEGELWFEFEKDRDRLAEVEAQTREEEAAAAKEIMEEECAVLMNVEDRQSFSSDSLERQQFYPPGRIMHMVAMPPPGAGPDDPVVADECTVGIYETPRHLYSKIRLSNTMINDHYMPMYKKIMEILIEKFANNDDNFCADSTVE, from the exons ATGGGGACGGCGACGATGGCCACGGCGTTGGGCGCGGCCATGTTGCTCTACTTCGTACTGAGCCGCCGGCTGGCGCAGCATGAGGACTCCGCCGGCAGCCCGGGCGGGGGCGCGGGCGGAGGGGGGAAACGCCGGAGGGGGCGTGCGGTCCGGCGCCCAGCGCAGCCGCCTGCGACGTGGATCGAGGCGGTGGGAAcgctcgccgagacgctgcgatTCACCTACGCGGAGACGCTCGGGAAGTGGCCAATCGGGGACCTCGCCTTCGGGATCAAGTACCTCATGCGACGCCAG GGCAATTTACATGTGGCCAGTGTATATGCTGGAAGCGATTGCATTGAACTTAAAGGACCTGAAGTCATGGAAGAGTTGATTATTCTGCGACGTTTAATTGACTTGTGCTTTCTTTTCTCTAAGAAGTCGTTCCCACTCTTCTTGGAATTAGCtggattttcccaagaggatgttTTCATCGAGGAACCTAAGGCGGGG ATTTTAAAACCTGCTCATACAATTCTACGTGATGAGTGCACCAAATCGTTTCTTGTTTTGATTCGAGGCACTCATAGCATGAAAGACACATTGACTGCTGCTAGTGGTGCTGTAGTACCATTTCACCACTCATTATTAGACGAAGGGGGTGTCAGCAAGTTAGTCTTAGGGTATGCACACTGTGGAATGGTTGCTGCAGCGCGCTGGATTGCAAGAGGTATAACACCATGCCTCCTTCAAGCACTCAGTCAATGCCCAGAGTACCAAATAAAG ATTGTTGGCCATTCATTGGGTGGTGGCACTGCTGCATTACTGACCTACATCCTGAGAGAACACACTGAGTTTTCCACAACAACTTGTGTTGCATTTGCCCCTG CTTCATGCATGACATGGGAGTTAGCGGAAtcaggcaagcactttgtaacgaCTATTGTCAATGGTGCTGATCTGGTTCCTACAGTATCTACTACATCTATTGATGATCTTCGTTCTGAG GTAACAGCATCTTCGTGGTTGAATGATCTGAGGGATCAAATACAGCAGACACGCTTCCTAAATGTCGTTTACCGGTCTGCTACTGCTTTAGGAACTCGTCTGCAATCTTTCTCTGGTGCTAGAGCCAGGGTCGCTGGTGCTGGGGCACTGCTTCGACCTGTTTCAAGCAAAACCCTG GTTGTGATGAAACAAGCACAGACTGTTGCACAGGCTGTTGCTAGAAGTCGGTCAGCACTGTCTTCATGGTCATGCATGGGTGCACGCCGACGAGCTGTTAGTGTAGTAGCTGCAAGTCCTAAGGATGAAATGACTGCAGAAACTCATGTTACAACTACAGTGGATTCAGAGTCTTTTGTTGTAGAACAACATGGCACCGAGGTCGTGGAGGAGCTGCAGTATAGTGCAACTAGCATTTCAGTTCATGAGGAAACAGAAGAAGAGGCTCTTCTGAGTGACCATGAAACCTCTAGGGAGCATACGGAAGAAGAAATAACTGAAGGCGAGTTGTGGTTTGAGTTTGAGAAGGACCGGGATCGGCTGGCTGAAGTGGAAGCACAGACCCGGGAGGAAGAGGCAGCTGCTGCCAAGGAAATAATGGAGGAGGAATGTGCTGTCCTAATGAATGTAGAGGATAGGCAGTCGTTCTCATCAGATAGCTTGGAGAGGCAGCAATTCTATCCCCCCGGTAGAATCATGCACATGGTTGCGATGCCTCCTCCCGGTGCTGGTCCGGATGATCCTGTTGTCGCTGACGAGTGCACTGTTGGAATATACGAGACACCGAGACATCTCTACAGCAAGATCCGACTGTCTAATACCATGATCAATGACCATTATATGCCAATGTACAAGAAAATTATGGAAATATTGATTGAGAAGTTTGCAAACAATGATGACAACTTCTGTGCAGATTCTACAGTAGAATAG